In the genome of Acidobacteriota bacterium, the window TGCCGGGCCTGTCGCCGCTCGGCTGGGCGCTGTTGCTCGGCTACCCCGCAGGCGTCTTTGGTATCTTGAACCCCTACGCCACCGGCCCTGCGCCCATCTACTACGGCAGCGGCTACATCCCCGGCAAGGACTTCTGGGTCTACGGCTTCATCCTCGGCATGCTCTACCTGCTCGCCTACCTGCTTATCGGCCTGCCCTGGTTGCTCTGGCTGCAACCGTAGTGTTCCGACGTTCTTATTTTGGTAGCCACGGCAAGCGCATTTCTTGCCGTGTGGTTTTCGGTGATTTGTTACGCCTTAGCGAAGGCCATGCAGGCCCGGATGTCGTCGCGCGCGAGGTCAGGAAAATCAGCAAGAATCTGGTCCTCGCTCATGCCGCCAGCCAGATACTCCAGCACGTC includes:
- a CDS encoding DUF433 domain-containing protein, yielding MKWQGRITVNPAVRSGEPCVLGTRITVYDVLEYLAGGMSEDQILADFPDLARDDIRACMAFAKA